Proteins from a genomic interval of Bacteroidota bacterium:
- a CDS encoding RagB/SusD family nutrient uptake outer membrane protein, with protein MKNKLHSILGIVFFLLTLVSCEKYLDKSPEAIITEKDAFGNFKSYQGFVEELYSCIADPNKCGAWNQYLFADETLNNSIYPFDQGNYWNQGAYLYGTSVATTDLNSRTKRVWPLAWYGIRKANMALENLSLMNGTQEEKDLIKGQALFFRGWFYFELMKWYGGLPYIDTVLSSEQEMEIPRLNYRQTALRAAADFRAAADLLPVHWDSTQVGQATLGNNGQRINKMFAL; from the coding sequence ATGAAAAACAAATTACATAGCATCCTGGGAATAGTTTTCTTTTTATTGACTTTGGTTTCCTGTGAAAAATATTTGGATAAATCACCTGAAGCAATAATTACGGAAAAAGATGCATTCGGAAACTTTAAAAGTTATCAGGGGTTTGTTGAAGAATTATACAGCTGTATTGCTGATCCTAATAAATGCGGAGCATGGAATCAATATCTTTTTGCAGATGAAACACTTAATAATTCGATTTATCCCTTTGATCAGGGAAATTACTGGAACCAGGGTGCATATCTGTACGGAACCAGTGTGGCAACTACCGATTTAAACAGCCGTACGAAAAGAGTTTGGCCTCTTGCCTGGTATGGAATCCGGAAAGCAAATATGGCTTTAGAAAACCTTTCTTTGATGAATGGTACCCAGGAAGAAAAAGATCTCATCAAAGGGCAGGCCTTATTTTTCAGAGGCTGGTTTTATTTCGAACTGATGAAATGGTATGGGGGATTACCTTATATAGATACAGTATTGTCTTCAGAACAAGAAATGGAAATTCCCCGGCTTAACTACAGGCAGACTGCTTTAAGGGCTGCCGCCGATTTCAGGGCTGCTGCTGATCTTTTGCCGGTTCATTGGGATAGCACCCAGGTTGGACAGGCAACCCTTGGAAATAATGGACAACGTATCAATAAGATGTTTGCCCTGG